Proteins encoded by one window of Pyxidicoccus trucidator:
- a CDS encoding metallophosphoesterase family protein produces the protein MKIAAVGDIHAGMDSAPLIRAAVEHLRGRADILVVAGDLTQHGSVEEAQVVARELARLELPMFAVLGNHDYHMGAEQAISATLEDAGVRVLEGKAVVCDVDGVRVAVAGVKGFGCGFAGACGTEFGEPEMKLFVRRSRESGEQLARALATADANLHVALTHFSPVKDTLLGERPEIHPFLGSFFLADAIDQGPCDVAFHGHAHNGTEWGLTAGGVPVRNVARFVLRAAYKVYELDPAAPPGSRLR, from the coding sequence ATGAAAATCGCCGCCGTCGGGGATATCCACGCCGGAATGGACTCGGCGCCGCTGATCCGGGCCGCCGTCGAGCACTTGCGGGGCCGGGCCGACATTCTGGTGGTGGCCGGCGATCTCACGCAGCACGGCTCTGTCGAGGAGGCCCAGGTCGTGGCTCGCGAGCTCGCGCGCCTCGAGTTGCCGATGTTCGCGGTGCTGGGCAACCACGACTACCACATGGGCGCCGAGCAGGCGATTAGCGCCACGCTCGAGGACGCAGGGGTGCGCGTCCTCGAGGGCAAGGCGGTGGTCTGCGATGTCGATGGCGTGCGGGTCGCGGTGGCCGGGGTCAAGGGGTTCGGCTGCGGGTTCGCCGGCGCGTGCGGCACCGAGTTCGGCGAGCCCGAGATGAAGCTGTTCGTGCGGCGCTCCCGGGAGAGTGGCGAGCAGCTGGCCCGTGCCCTCGCCACCGCGGACGCCAACCTCCACGTCGCGCTCACGCACTTCTCGCCCGTCAAGGACACGCTCCTCGGCGAGCGCCCCGAGATCCATCCCTTTCTGGGCTCGTTCTTCCTGGCCGACGCGATCGACCAGGGTCCGTGCGACGTGGCGTTTCACGGCCACGCGCACAACGGCACTGAGTGGGGGCTCACCGCGGGCGGCGTCCCGGTGCGAAACGTAGCCCGGTTCGTCCTACGTGCCGCCTACAAGGTGTACGAGCTCGACCCGGCGGCGCCACCCGGCTCGCGCCTGCGCTGA
- a CDS encoding response regulator — protein sequence MRRSETETASILLVDDIPANLVALEAILAPLGQRLVLARSGREALAALLQQDFACILLDVQMPGMDGFETARLIKGRERTRHVPILFITAFSGEESLVQRGYAQGAVDYIVKPFNPDMLRTKVAVFVDLYLQSQHLSRHAELLRDREREVMGREAEERLRAAALDELQLAPEPLVLTDALMAAAPVPMAILSPELRVLRINDAWAHLWETSAAILAGRRVSEVAPVLALDLEVPVSQVLSSGRPLTDLHLVPAQRDGARRNDRLLASYFPLSAREGAPSAVGVLLRSESGELAQPSRPEAHHSRSVH from the coding sequence ATGAGACGCTCAGAGACGGAGACGGCCAGCATCCTGCTGGTGGATGACATCCCGGCCAACCTGGTGGCGCTGGAGGCCATCCTGGCGCCGCTGGGCCAGCGCCTGGTGCTGGCTCGCTCGGGGCGGGAGGCGCTGGCGGCGCTGCTGCAGCAGGACTTCGCCTGCATCCTGCTCGACGTGCAGATGCCGGGGATGGACGGCTTCGAGACGGCCCGGCTCATCAAGGGGCGGGAGCGCACGCGCCACGTGCCCATCCTCTTCATCACCGCCTTCTCTGGCGAGGAGTCGCTGGTGCAGCGGGGCTACGCGCAAGGAGCGGTCGACTACATCGTGAAGCCCTTCAACCCGGACATGCTGCGCACCAAGGTGGCGGTGTTCGTGGACCTCTACCTCCAGTCGCAGCACCTGAGCCGGCACGCGGAGCTGTTGCGCGACCGGGAGCGCGAGGTGATGGGGCGCGAGGCCGAGGAGCGGCTCAGGGCCGCGGCGCTGGACGAGCTGCAGCTGGCCCCCGAGCCGCTGGTGCTCACCGATGCGCTCATGGCCGCCGCCCCGGTGCCGATGGCCATCCTCTCCCCGGAGCTGCGCGTGCTGCGCATCAACGACGCCTGGGCCCACCTGTGGGAGACCAGCGCCGCCATCCTCGCCGGACGCCGGGTGAGCGAGGTGGCGCCCGTCCTGGCCCTGGACCTCGAGGTCCCCGTCTCCCAGGTCCTCTCCTCGGGGCGGCCCCTGACCGACCTCCACCTGGTGCCCGCGCAGCGCGACGGCGCCCGCCGCAACGACCGCCTGCTGGCGAGCTACTTCCCGCTCTCGGCGCGCGAGGGCGCCCCGTCCGCGGTCGGCGTGCTCTTGCGCTCGGAGTCTGGCGAGCTCGCGCAGCCCTCCCGCCCCGAGGCCCATCACTCGCGCAGCGTGCACTGA
- a CDS encoding peptidoglycan-binding protein codes for MRTHPHRPRLHVGSTGNRVQKVEERLESLGYLKKGTADDRFDARTANAVVDYKQDHGWKGKPQGVVGERMAHSLRHTDADSTGGATTAQASATGGSDGKNKTPSTLKGATYNVERDRSPAEVKDKLGTFARRNKLDFIQLQEINGYHKALESIPGYHLVTFPKAKDHGESGILVKDSLLAKQATYIQGEGGWTTVRGGHAPPRAATAVQLAGWLKVVSAHQPPSVDWKNGQPVGPENRVKTYKSLSEKLLAFAKRQLEKHPDQALLIGGDWNEEASTKGKWSPGWIAQQAGMTTHGGAKTHGNASIDWEMSTGCRVSNIKAGPTLGSDHNIVTFTVSRPKGKG; via the coding sequence ATGCGAACCCATCCCCACCGCCCCCGCCTCCACGTCGGCTCCACCGGCAACCGCGTCCAGAAGGTCGAAGAGCGCCTGGAGTCGCTCGGCTACCTCAAGAAGGGTACCGCCGACGACCGCTTCGACGCCCGCACCGCCAATGCGGTGGTCGACTACAAGCAAGACCACGGCTGGAAGGGGAAGCCGCAGGGGGTTGTCGGTGAGCGGATGGCTCACTCGCTGAGGCACACCGACGCCGACAGCACCGGAGGCGCCACCACCGCCCAGGCCAGCGCGACTGGCGGCAGCGACGGCAAGAACAAGACCCCGTCGACGCTCAAGGGCGCGACCTACAACGTCGAGCGCGACCGCAGCCCCGCGGAGGTGAAAGACAAGCTGGGCACCTTCGCCAGGCGCAACAAGCTCGACTTCATCCAGCTCCAGGAGATCAACGGCTATCACAAGGCCCTGGAGAGCATCCCCGGCTACCACCTGGTGACCTTCCCCAAGGCCAAGGACCACGGCGAGTCGGGCATCCTCGTCAAGGACAGCCTGCTCGCCAAGCAGGCCACGTACATCCAGGGCGAGGGCGGCTGGACCACCGTGCGCGGCGGCCACGCCCCGCCGCGGGCGGCCACCGCGGTCCAGCTCGCGGGCTGGCTGAAGGTGGTCTCGGCCCACCAGCCGCCCTCGGTCGACTGGAAGAACGGGCAACCCGTCGGGCCGGAGAACCGGGTGAAGACCTACAAGTCGCTCTCCGAGAAGCTGCTCGCCTTCGCGAAGCGGCAGCTCGAGAAACACCCCGACCAGGCCCTGCTCATCGGCGGCGACTGGAACGAGGAGGCGTCGACCAAGGGGAAGTGGTCGCCCGGCTGGATCGCCCAGCAGGCGGGCATGACCACCCACGGCGGCGCGAAGACCCACGGCAACGCCAGCATCGACTGGGAGATGTCCACCGGGTGCCGGGTCTCGAATATCAAGGCCGGCCCGACCCTCGGCTCGGATCACAACATCGTCACCTTCACCGTGAGCCGCCCGAAGGGCAAGGGCTGA
- a CDS encoding DUF2306 domain-containing protein, producing MTSTTRAERLVPAALVALSLVPILAGAARLAELAGGAEPTPSNARFFASPLPVVLHVLSASVYCTLGAFQFAPGFRRRRPGWHRVAGRILVACGLMAGLSGLWMTLFYPRAQGDGELLDGLRLLFGSAMVLSIVLGLAAILRRDVGGHRAWTIRGYAIGLGAGTQVLVSAPWFLIVGTPGELARALLLGAGWFINLAVAERVIRRQTAAPRPG from the coding sequence ATGACCTCCACCACCCGGGCCGAGCGGCTCGTGCCCGCTGCGCTGGTCGCGCTCTCGCTCGTGCCCATCCTTGCCGGCGCCGCCCGTCTGGCCGAGCTGGCGGGCGGCGCCGAGCCCACGCCGAGCAACGCGCGGTTCTTCGCATCGCCGCTACCGGTGGTGCTGCACGTCCTCAGCGCCAGCGTGTATTGCACCCTGGGGGCCTTCCAATTCGCCCCGGGCTTTCGCCGCCGGCGGCCCGGCTGGCACCGCGTCGCCGGGCGGATTCTGGTCGCGTGCGGCCTCATGGCCGGGCTCTCGGGCTTGTGGATGACGCTGTTCTATCCCCGCGCCCAAGGCGACGGTGAGCTCCTCGACGGCCTGCGGCTCCTGTTCGGCTCGGCGATGGTCCTGTCCATCGTCCTGGGGCTGGCCGCGATCCTGCGGCGGGACGTCGGCGGCCACCGGGCCTGGACGATTCGAGGCTACGCTATCGGTCTGGGCGCGGGCACGCAGGTGCTGGTCTCCGCGCCCTGGTTCCTCATCGTCGGCACGCCGGGCGAGCTCGCCAGAGCGCTGCTATTGGGCGCCGGCTGGTTCATCAACCTCGCCGTGGCCGAGCGGGTCATTCGTCGACAAACCGCCGCTCCCAGGCCGGGCTGA
- a CDS encoding M23 family metallopeptidase produces the protein MDNSATGNGRIRQAHVEQTKGEGLSRRALIGGSGALAALAFGGTLAAPRTAFAAGGYIYPTSSRAVSDSFADHVARGSVNPGTDYVCPTGTRVVAVKAGTVVGVTNTIGGSGGRMVFIDHPDGSKTDYLHLSSIQVSLGAQVAQGQQIALSGGSGNGSENGYGAHLHLALHIGAGAQHGTRGGSVDFEAYVGEGGASAPGTLRQVYSTNAGASWQSGDTGLLFNPSQLSAVNMGGSWPQLMMTQEGVLYQVYGISSGWTFGNTGIASNPTSMSAVNMGGSWPAVMSIENSTLFQTVGTSSGWQKLSTGLTLIGQISAVNMGGSWPTIMLAQGGVLYHVYGTTSGWKVASTGIAINGQISAVNMGGGVPQVMAIENGYLYQIWGDAAGWHKQSTGLNLIGQISAVATGTTWPTVMLDQGGALYRVWGDTSGWHVQPTGISGTGRFSAVYMGGGVPQVLKIG, from the coding sequence ATGGACAATTCAGCAACAGGCAATGGCCGGATTCGCCAAGCGCATGTGGAGCAGACGAAGGGCGAAGGGCTGAGCAGAAGAGCCCTCATTGGCGGAAGTGGCGCGCTTGCCGCGCTCGCATTCGGCGGCACTTTGGCTGCTCCGCGGACCGCTTTCGCAGCGGGCGGCTACATCTACCCGACCTCGTCGCGAGCGGTCTCCGATTCCTTCGCAGACCACGTGGCCCGGGGATCCGTGAATCCGGGAACCGACTACGTGTGCCCGACCGGAACGCGCGTCGTCGCGGTGAAAGCGGGCACGGTCGTGGGTGTCACGAATACCATCGGCGGTTCCGGGGGCCGCATGGTGTTCATTGACCATCCCGATGGGTCAAAGACGGACTACCTGCACCTTTCTTCAATCCAAGTCTCCCTGGGTGCTCAGGTCGCACAGGGACAACAGATTGCGCTCTCGGGTGGATCCGGGAACGGTTCGGAAAACGGCTACGGAGCTCATCTGCACCTCGCTCTTCACATCGGTGCCGGTGCGCAGCACGGAACTCGAGGCGGCTCCGTGGACTTCGAGGCTTACGTCGGAGAGGGAGGCGCGAGCGCGCCGGGAACGCTCCGGCAGGTTTACTCCACCAACGCGGGTGCAAGTTGGCAGAGCGGCGACACGGGGTTGCTGTTCAATCCCTCTCAGCTTTCCGCCGTCAACATGGGTGGGTCCTGGCCGCAGCTCATGATGACGCAGGAAGGCGTGCTCTATCAGGTCTATGGAATAAGCAGTGGATGGACCTTCGGCAATACCGGTATCGCGAGCAACCCAACCTCGATGAGCGCGGTGAACATGGGCGGCTCCTGGCCGGCCGTGATGAGTATCGAGAACAGCACCCTCTTCCAAACCGTGGGAACGTCTTCGGGGTGGCAGAAGCTCTCCACCGGCCTGACGTTGATCGGCCAGATCTCCGCCGTCAACATGGGCGGTAGCTGGCCGACGATCATGTTGGCCCAGGGCGGCGTGCTCTATCACGTCTACGGAACGACGTCCGGATGGAAGGTCGCGTCCACGGGAATTGCAATCAATGGGCAAATCTCGGCCGTCAACATGGGCGGCGGCGTGCCTCAGGTGATGGCGATCGAGAACGGGTATCTCTACCAGATCTGGGGCGACGCGGCGGGCTGGCACAAGCAGTCGACCGGCTTGAATCTGATCGGCCAGATCTCGGCGGTTGCAACGGGGACCACCTGGCCCACCGTCATGCTCGATCAAGGAGGAGCGCTCTATCGCGTGTGGGGGGATACGTCCGGCTGGCACGTCCAGCCAACGGGAATCTCCGGAACGGGCCGTTTCTCGGCGGTTTATATGGGCGGTGGTGTACCGCAGGTGTTGAAGATCGGCTGA
- a CDS encoding LOG family protein, whose product MSESPYSSSSQATVSLADEETTLRVVTDTVFGLWTAVNNLTRLRPSRRTRYRVTIFGSARTKPGHWAYDEVRRMAAGLTTLGCDIVTGGGPGLMEAANQGARQAQGSSRTQSTGIRVDLPFEQESNAFVEQAYVHQTFFTRLHHFVLMSDAYVVVPGGIGTALESLMVWQLLQVRHLRDTPLVFVGAMWGGLVDWARTHMLRPGDELINAPDLEIPRCVNGADEAIAIIREHHARWQSDAGAQPAEERTH is encoded by the coding sequence ATGAGCGAATCGCCGTACTCGAGCAGCTCCCAAGCTACTGTGAGCCTTGCGGACGAAGAGACGACACTGCGTGTTGTCACCGACACCGTCTTCGGGCTCTGGACCGCCGTGAACAACCTGACCCGGCTTCGGCCGTCACGCCGAACGCGCTACCGCGTCACCATCTTCGGTTCAGCTCGGACGAAGCCTGGCCACTGGGCCTACGACGAAGTCCGGAGAATGGCGGCAGGTCTGACCACGTTGGGTTGCGACATCGTCACGGGCGGCGGTCCAGGGTTGATGGAGGCCGCGAACCAAGGCGCCAGACAGGCTCAGGGTTCCAGCCGGACGCAGTCCACCGGAATCCGCGTGGACCTGCCATTCGAGCAGGAGTCAAACGCCTTTGTCGAACAAGCCTATGTGCATCAGACGTTCTTCACCCGCCTGCACCACTTCGTCCTGATGTCCGACGCCTACGTGGTCGTTCCAGGGGGAATTGGCACGGCGCTCGAATCGTTGATGGTCTGGCAACTGCTTCAGGTCAGACATCTGCGTGACACGCCACTCGTCTTCGTGGGTGCGATGTGGGGCGGGCTCGTCGACTGGGCACGCACGCACATGCTACGGCCCGGCGACGAGCTCATCAACGCCCCTGACCTGGAGATCCCGCGCTGTGTGAACGGCGCGGACGAAGCAATTGCGATCATCCGCGAACATCACGCCCGGTGGCAAAGCGACGCCGGTGCACAGCCCGCCGAGGAAAGGACACACTGA
- the hrpA gene encoding ATP-dependent RNA helicase HrpA, producing MSGDSPVPAPGGLPTLHFPPELPISSRVEDITAAITAHQVVIVAGATGSGKTTQLPKVLLAMGRGRPRQIAVTQPRRIAATSVAARVAREVGTELGTDIGYQIRFEDRSSRQTAVKFMTDGVLLAQIHSDPLLKRYDTVVLDEAHERSLTIDFLLGWLKRLLPRRPDLKVVVSSATIETERFSQFFGGAPVIQVEGRTFPVDVLYEPPPEDDELADSVADAVADVLSLDPDGDVLVFLPGEREIREAENALNARSLRGTVVQPLYARLSAAEQSRVFATIPERRVILATNVAETSLTIPGIVYVVDTGVARLSRYDPRSGTTRLHIEPVSQASADQRKGRCGRVREGICVRLYDEASFTTRPAFTDPEIKRTGLAGVILRMKSLDLGDVEDFPFLDPPQPRAIAEGWRVLEELGAIEGKDRTLTPLGYQLARFPVDPRIARMILAGAEYGCLDEVLIVAAALNLQDPRERPRELAQKADELHRRFRDEHSDFTGLLKLWAFVREAEGRGTSHLRRVCRDNFLSFLRVREWRDVQRQLEETVRELRLPRKGRGAPVRGDVLHQALLTGLLSRIGQWNPEQRHYTGAKQTRFMVHPSSALAKKPPAWAMAFELVETSQLFARTVAKLDPEWLAAAAPHLLKRSYSEPHWSEKSARAVVKENATLFGLQVFKERPVALASMDPARARLMFLEHALVRGEYRTRGAFQEENQQVLERVARLRDKARRSELLDSEALLTFFDQRLPADVTDGASFEAWRRKAEAADPDVLVLSMEDALSHDPGLSPAHYPDAIPLHGASVPVTYTFDPAAEDDGITLSVPLLLLAQLVPGELDWTIPGWQREKLTALLEQLPRAQRKQLGPVPELVDRLEKELVPFRGPMIPALARAVSRLCGVDVPEESFRADAVAPYLRLTLRVLDEKGKELARSRDADALLEQHGGRARAALRSAAPTSDWERKGLTAWTFGELPPVVTRRVGGLDVRSYPALVDRGAAVDLVLLETSAAADAATRTGVRRLLMLAARGHVAVSAARMPLPFPSLDGAPPARGQADAFRALVLARGVDEAFKLAPGAPLPRTKAAFEALVREGSPRIESAARDWANAVVVTSAELAATLAALKTASKGPSGAAAVRDIRSQLGHLFPANLIEWIPFARLLHYPRYLRAAQARLSRAVVNPSKDAGKAAPFTPLWETFLARRATVRDQEAAQELRWAFEELRVAIFAPEVTTPVSVTVAKVGAALAALR from the coding sequence ATGTCCGGCGATTCACCCGTCCCCGCCCCCGGCGGCTTGCCCACCCTGCACTTCCCCCCCGAGCTCCCCATCTCGAGCCGGGTGGAGGACATCACCGCGGCCATCACCGCCCATCAGGTGGTCATTGTCGCGGGGGCCACCGGCTCGGGGAAGACGACGCAGCTGCCGAAAGTCCTGCTCGCCATGGGGCGCGGCCGCCCGCGCCAGATTGCCGTCACCCAGCCCCGGCGTATCGCCGCGACGAGCGTGGCGGCGCGCGTGGCGCGCGAGGTCGGCACGGAGCTGGGCACGGACATCGGCTACCAGATTCGCTTCGAGGACCGCTCGTCCCGGCAGACGGCCGTGAAGTTCATGACCGACGGAGTCCTCCTCGCGCAGATTCACAGCGACCCGCTCCTGAAGCGCTACGACACCGTCGTCCTCGACGAGGCCCACGAGCGCAGCCTCACCATCGACTTCCTGCTGGGGTGGCTCAAGCGCCTCCTCCCCAGGCGCCCCGACCTCAAGGTGGTGGTGAGCTCGGCCACCATCGAGACCGAGCGCTTCTCGCAGTTCTTCGGGGGGGCTCCGGTCATCCAGGTGGAGGGCCGTACCTTTCCGGTGGACGTGCTCTACGAGCCGCCCCCCGAGGACGACGAGCTCGCCGACTCCGTCGCCGATGCGGTGGCGGACGTGCTCTCGCTCGACCCGGACGGGGACGTCCTCGTGTTCCTCCCCGGGGAGCGGGAAATCCGAGAGGCCGAGAATGCCCTGAACGCGCGCTCGCTCCGCGGCACGGTGGTGCAGCCCCTGTATGCGCGCCTGTCGGCCGCCGAGCAGTCGCGCGTCTTCGCCACCATCCCCGAGCGCCGGGTCATCCTCGCCACCAACGTCGCGGAGACGTCGCTCACCATCCCGGGCATCGTATACGTCGTGGACACGGGGGTGGCGCGCCTGTCGCGCTACGACCCACGCTCGGGCACCACGCGCCTGCACATCGAGCCGGTCTCCCAGGCGAGCGCCGACCAGCGCAAAGGGCGCTGCGGACGCGTGCGCGAGGGCATCTGCGTGCGCCTCTACGACGAGGCGAGCTTCACCACGCGGCCCGCCTTCACCGACCCGGAAATCAAGCGCACCGGGCTCGCGGGGGTCATCCTGCGGATGAAGTCCCTCGACCTCGGTGACGTCGAGGACTTCCCCTTCCTCGACCCGCCCCAGCCGAGGGCCATCGCCGAGGGCTGGCGGGTGCTCGAGGAGCTCGGGGCCATCGAGGGCAAGGATCGCACCTTGACGCCGCTCGGGTACCAGCTCGCGCGCTTCCCGGTGGACCCGCGCATCGCGCGGATGATTCTCGCCGGCGCCGAGTACGGGTGCCTGGACGAGGTGCTCATCGTCGCCGCGGCGCTCAACCTGCAGGACCCGCGCGAGCGGCCACGGGAGCTCGCGCAGAAGGCGGACGAGCTGCACCGGCGCTTCCGTGACGAGCACTCGGACTTCACGGGGCTCCTCAAGCTGTGGGCGTTCGTGCGCGAGGCCGAGGGCCGGGGGACGTCCCATCTGCGGCGCGTGTGCCGGGACAACTTCCTGTCCTTCCTGCGGGTGCGCGAGTGGCGGGACGTCCAGCGCCAGCTCGAGGAGACCGTCCGCGAGCTGCGCCTGCCGCGCAAGGGCCGGGGCGCCCCGGTGCGTGGGGACGTCCTGCACCAGGCGCTCCTCACCGGGCTCCTGTCCCGCATCGGCCAGTGGAATCCGGAGCAGCGCCACTACACGGGCGCGAAGCAGACGCGCTTCATGGTTCACCCCTCGTCGGCGCTCGCGAAAAAGCCCCCTGCCTGGGCGATGGCGTTCGAGCTCGTGGAGACGTCCCAGCTGTTCGCGCGCACCGTGGCGAAGCTCGACCCGGAGTGGCTCGCGGCGGCGGCCCCCCACCTGCTCAAGCGCAGCTACTCCGAACCGCACTGGTCGGAGAAGTCCGCGCGCGCCGTAGTGAAGGAGAACGCGACCCTCTTCGGGCTTCAGGTCTTCAAGGAGCGCCCCGTGGCCCTGGCCAGCATGGACCCCGCCCGGGCACGGCTGATGTTCCTCGAGCATGCCCTGGTGCGCGGCGAGTACCGCACCCGGGGGGCGTTCCAGGAGGAGAACCAGCAGGTGCTCGAGCGCGTGGCGCGCCTGCGGGACAAGGCCCGGCGCAGCGAGCTGCTCGACAGCGAGGCGCTGCTGACGTTCTTCGACCAGCGCCTCCCGGCGGACGTGACGGACGGAGCGAGCTTCGAGGCCTGGCGCCGCAAGGCCGAGGCGGCCGACCCCGACGTGCTCGTCCTCTCGATGGAGGATGCCCTCTCGCACGACCCGGGCCTGTCCCCGGCGCACTACCCGGACGCCATCCCCCTGCACGGCGCGTCCGTGCCGGTGACGTACACCTTCGACCCCGCGGCCGAGGACGACGGCATCACCCTGAGCGTGCCGCTGCTGCTGCTCGCCCAACTCGTCCCCGGTGAGCTCGACTGGACCATCCCCGGGTGGCAGCGGGAGAAGCTCACCGCCCTGCTCGAGCAGCTCCCCCGTGCCCAACGCAAGCAACTGGGGCCGGTGCCGGAGCTGGTCGACCGTCTCGAGAAGGAACTGGTGCCCTTCCGCGGGCCGATGATTCCAGCGCTCGCGCGTGCGGTGTCCCGGCTGTGCGGCGTGGACGTACCCGAGGAGTCCTTCCGGGCGGATGCCGTGGCGCCGTACCTGCGCCTCACGCTCCGGGTGCTCGACGAGAAGGGAAAGGAGCTCGCGCGGAGCCGCGACGCCGACGCGCTGCTCGAGCAGCACGGGGGGCGTGCACGGGCGGCGCTGCGCAGCGCGGCACCGACTTCGGACTGGGAGCGCAAGGGGCTGACGGCCTGGACCTTCGGCGAGCTGCCCCCCGTGGTCACCCGGCGGGTCGGCGGGCTCGACGTCCGCAGCTACCCCGCGCTCGTCGACCGGGGCGCTGCCGTGGACCTGGTGCTGCTCGAGACCTCCGCCGCCGCCGACGCGGCCACGCGCACGGGGGTCCGCCGGCTCCTGATGCTCGCCGCGCGCGGACACGTGGCCGTCAGCGCCGCGCGCATGCCGCTGCCCTTCCCGTCCCTGGACGGCGCGCCTCCTGCGCGGGGCCAGGCCGACGCCTTCCGGGCGCTCGTCCTCGCCCGCGGCGTCGACGAGGCGTTCAAGCTCGCACCGGGTGCGCCGCTACCCCGCACGAAGGCGGCCTTCGAGGCGCTGGTCCGTGAGGGCTCACCGCGCATCGAGAGTGCGGCCCGGGACTGGGCGAACGCCGTCGTTGTCACCTCCGCGGAGCTCGCCGCGACGCTCGCTGCACTCAAGACAGCATCGAAGGGGCCGAGCGGCGCGGCGGCCGTGCGGGACATCCGCTCGCAGCTCGGGCACCTGTTCCCCGCGAACCTCATCGAGTGGATTCCCTTCGCGCGCCTGCTGCACTACCCGCGCTACCTCCGCGCGGCCCAGGCACGGCTGTCGCGTGCGGTGGTGAACCCCAGCAAGGACGCAGGGAAGGCCGCGCCCTTCACCCCCCTGTGGGAGACCTTCCTCGCCAGGCGCGCCACCGTGCGTGACCAGGAGGCGGCGCAAGAGCTGCGGTGGGCCTTCGAGGAGCTCCGCGTGGCCATCTTCGCTCCGGAGGTGACGACGCCCGTGTCGGTGACGGTGGCGAAGGTCGGCGCGGCCCTCGCGGCGCTGCGCTAG
- a CDS encoding LysR family transcriptional regulator, producing MDWRAVNFDWNRARAFLVTAEEGSLTAAARALGMAQPTLGRQVSALEDELGVVLFERVGRSLTLTPSGRELLDHVRAMGDAAGRVSLAAGGQSQSFTGLVRISANEIYSAFLLPTLVEKLRREAPGLDIELIATNTAVDLRRREADIAIRNFRPTQPDLIATKIRDDPIRLYAATRYLARIGNPRTPKALSRADFIGLGGTDAMLNGLNGLGLSLTRRNFPVLTGNHLVHWEMVKQGIGVGVAPERVGDAEPLVRRALPSLAPLFLPIWLTTHRELNTSKRIRMVFDLLATELGR from the coding sequence ATGGACTGGCGGGCGGTCAATTTCGATTGGAATCGGGCGCGGGCCTTTCTTGTCACCGCGGAAGAGGGCTCGCTCACGGCGGCAGCGCGTGCGCTCGGCATGGCGCAGCCGACACTCGGGCGTCAGGTGAGCGCGCTCGAGGACGAGCTGGGCGTGGTGCTGTTCGAGCGCGTGGGGCGGAGCCTCACGCTGACGCCGAGCGGGCGCGAGCTGCTCGACCACGTTCGAGCCATGGGCGACGCCGCGGGGCGTGTCTCGCTTGCGGCCGGCGGACAATCGCAGAGCTTCACCGGGCTGGTTCGCATCTCGGCCAACGAGATCTACTCGGCCTTCCTGCTGCCGACCCTCGTAGAGAAGCTTCGGCGAGAGGCGCCGGGCCTCGACATCGAGCTCATCGCAACCAACACCGCGGTCGATCTGCGTCGGCGGGAGGCGGATATCGCGATCCGGAACTTCCGCCCCACCCAGCCCGACCTCATCGCCACCAAGATCAGGGACGACCCGATACGGCTGTATGCGGCGACCCGCTACCTTGCGCGCATCGGCAACCCACGTACGCCGAAGGCACTGAGCCGCGCCGACTTCATCGGGCTTGGCGGGACCGACGCCATGCTCAACGGGCTGAACGGGCTGGGCTTGAGCCTGACGCGACGGAACTTCCCGGTGCTGACGGGGAACCACCTCGTGCACTGGGAGATGGTCAAGCAGGGCATCGGCGTGGGCGTCGCTCCCGAGCGCGTGGGAGACGCCGAGCCGCTGGTCCGGCGGGCCCTCCCCAGCCTCGCCCCGTTGTTCCTTCCCATCTGGCTGACGACCCACCGCGAGCTGAACACCAGCAAGCGAATCCGAATGGTGTTCGACCTGCTCGCGACCGAGCTCGGGAGGTGA
- a CDS encoding BON domain-containing protein, with translation MLPQHRVGRLRQLLATDPRTNLLDVQLRITGNRVFIAGRVESDSLRAAAEQVVREALPPEMQVVNNLSVTAYVP, from the coding sequence ATGCTCCCACAACATAGGGTCGGCCGCCTGCGGCAGCTCCTCGCCACGGACCCACGAACCAACCTCCTCGACGTGCAGCTCAGGATCACGGGCAATCGCGTGTTCATCGCCGGTCGCGTCGAGTCGGACTCGTTACGCGCGGCGGCGGAGCAGGTGGTGCGCGAGGCACTTCCCCCGGAGATGCAGGTCGTGAACAATCTGTCCGTCACGGCCTACGTCCCATGA